A portion of the Microbacterium hominis genome contains these proteins:
- a CDS encoding LacI family DNA-binding transcriptional regulator codes for MARQPKGVTITDVAKKAGVSLSTVSRALNGNPTVDPALVERVRDAAAELDYSANPLARSLVLGRTQTVAVVVPDLGNPTFQAILRGLSRAAAADDYHVLVADSAESIDEERALAGTTRRRTDGVILCSPRVPQEELDRLVGGLRPVVLVNRSSGDIPSVRADYRAALADALAHLHGLGHRRIVFLAGVQASVANTSRLEAIAAFRQAHPDTTIEELPGGVDFDAGAAAADAVLSSGATAALAFNDLVAMGLLSAVQARGCRVPADLSIVGFDDIPFARYTTPPLTTARVPAEELGAQAWARMRALLDAASTVPQPALWLTPELTARGTTGPAPA; via the coding sequence ATGGCCCGCCAGCCCAAGGGCGTCACGATCACCGATGTCGCCAAGAAGGCGGGCGTGTCACTGTCGACCGTGTCACGCGCCCTCAACGGCAACCCGACCGTCGACCCCGCCCTCGTGGAGCGGGTGAGGGATGCCGCGGCCGAACTCGACTACTCCGCCAACCCCCTCGCGCGCAGCCTGGTGCTCGGCCGCACCCAGACCGTCGCCGTAGTGGTGCCCGACCTCGGCAACCCGACCTTCCAGGCGATCCTGCGAGGACTCAGCCGCGCGGCGGCCGCCGACGACTACCACGTGCTCGTCGCCGACTCGGCCGAGAGCATCGACGAGGAGCGGGCGCTCGCCGGCACCACGCGGCGGCGCACCGACGGGGTGATCCTCTGCTCGCCGCGTGTTCCGCAGGAGGAGCTCGACCGCCTCGTCGGAGGCCTGCGTCCGGTCGTGCTGGTCAATCGGTCCTCCGGTGACATCCCCTCCGTGCGCGCGGACTATCGCGCCGCGCTCGCCGATGCGCTCGCCCATCTGCACGGGCTCGGGCACCGCCGCATCGTCTTCCTCGCCGGCGTGCAAGCGAGCGTCGCGAACACCTCTCGCCTCGAAGCGATCGCGGCCTTCCGCCAGGCCCATCCCGACACCACGATCGAGGAACTGCCGGGCGGCGTCGACTTCGACGCGGGCGCGGCTGCGGCCGACGCTGTGCTGTCGTCGGGCGCGACGGCCGCGCTCGCCTTCAACGACCTCGTGGCCATGGGGCTGCTGAGCGCCGTGCAGGCGAGGGGATGCCGCGTGCCGGCCGACCTGTCGATCGTCGGCTTCGACGACATCCCGTTCGCCCGGTACACGACGCCTCCGCTGACGACCGCGCGCGTGCCGGCCGAGGAGCTCGGCGCCCAGGCGTGGGCGCGCATGCGCGCGCTGCTGGACGCCGCAAGCACCGTCCCGCAGCCCGCGCTGTGGCTGACCCCGGAGCTCACCGCTCGGGGGACGACCGGCCCCGCCCCCGCCTGA